A genomic segment from Segniliparus rotundus DSM 44985 encodes:
- a CDS encoding LCP family protein, translated as MALTLTGAAWNYYQKADSLTKFDLSDSLAQADDGAQDILLVGVDSRTDAAGNPLTQEMRDKLHAGGEEENGTINTDTIILVRIPDSGTSATAVSIPRDSFVKAPGLGQVKINSVYGSTKEAARLQLVQSGVNDAEADRRSTLAARKALFQAVQDLTGVSIDHMAEIGILGFVEFTDALGGVDVCLNNPVDEPLSGANFPAGRQTLDGAGALAFVRQRHDLPRGDLDRIVRQQVFMASLARKALSGKFLRDPGKINQIIAALKMSVAIDDKWNIMDFASKLSDLTGGKVRFETMPVVDPDGQTPGGQSVVIVDPKSVQAYFQGLLKEPQQEPPSAQPQETVDVENASNIPGLAQKIAASLGEAGVNTGDVGEYTGPKPETSAVFARSTDDAALSQLSGAVGQLPVQVDSSLPAGHVRLVLAGDSATTITVRTPEPNPQPEDSGPPDANHPINASAGDIRCVN; from the coding sequence ATGGCGCTCACCCTCACCGGCGCCGCGTGGAACTACTACCAAAAAGCCGACTCCCTCACGAAGTTCGACCTCAGCGACAGCCTCGCCCAAGCCGACGACGGCGCGCAAGACATCCTGCTCGTCGGCGTCGACAGCCGCACCGACGCGGCGGGCAACCCGCTCACCCAGGAAATGCGCGACAAACTCCACGCGGGCGGCGAAGAAGAGAACGGGACGATCAACACCGACACGATCATCCTGGTGCGCATCCCCGACTCCGGCACGTCCGCGACGGCCGTCTCCATCCCCCGCGACTCGTTCGTCAAAGCACCCGGACTCGGCCAGGTGAAGATCAACTCGGTGTACGGCTCCACAAAAGAAGCCGCCCGCCTGCAACTCGTGCAGTCCGGGGTGAACGACGCGGAGGCCGACCGGCGTTCCACCCTCGCCGCGCGCAAAGCGCTCTTCCAGGCGGTCCAAGACCTCACTGGCGTCTCCATCGACCACATGGCGGAAATCGGCATCCTCGGCTTCGTCGAATTCACCGACGCCCTCGGCGGCGTCGACGTCTGCTTGAACAACCCGGTGGACGAGCCGCTGTCCGGGGCGAACTTCCCCGCCGGGCGCCAGACGCTCGACGGGGCGGGGGCGCTCGCCTTCGTCCGCCAACGCCACGACCTCCCCCGGGGCGACCTCGACCGGATCGTCCGCCAACAGGTGTTCATGGCCTCCTTGGCCCGCAAAGCCCTCTCGGGCAAATTCCTGCGCGACCCAGGCAAGATCAACCAGATCATCGCGGCTTTGAAAATGTCCGTCGCCATCGACGACAAATGGAACATCATGGACTTCGCTTCGAAGCTCAGCGACCTGACCGGCGGAAAAGTGCGCTTCGAGACCATGCCCGTGGTCGACCCCGACGGGCAGACCCCCGGCGGGCAGAGCGTGGTGATCGTCGATCCGAAGTCCGTGCAAGCGTACTTCCAAGGCTTGCTCAAAGAACCGCAACAAGAACCTCCGTCCGCCCAGCCGCAAGAGACTGTGGACGTGGAGAACGCGAGCAACATCCCCGGACTCGCGCAGAAAATAGCGGCGAGCCTCGGCGAAGCCGGCGTCAACACCGGCGATGTCGGCGAATACACCGGGCCCAAACCCGAGACCAGCGCGGTCTTCGCCCGTTCGACGGACGACGCGGCGCTCTCGCAGCTTTCCGGCGCAGTGGGCCAGCTGCCCGTGCAGGTGGACAGCTCATTGCCCGCCGGGCATGTGCGGCTCGTCCTCGCGGGCGATTCCGCGACCACGATCACGGTGCGAACCCCCGAACCGAATCCGCAGCCCGAGGACAGCGGCCCGCCCGACGCGAACCATCCCATCAACGCGTCGGCTGGGGACATCCGCTGTGTGAACTGA
- a CDS encoding coenzyme F420-0:L-glutamate ligase, with the protein MTTDHAAPGLSIFPVAGLPEFAAGDDVAAAIVDAVALRDGDVLVVTSKIISKAEGKIVPAPEDPQERDALRRELVLQEARRVIAQRNRTLITENRLGIVAAASGVDNSNLPRNELALLPENPDSSAQRLRERVRELAGARIAVIITDTMGRAWRIGQTDAAIGTAGLTVLHRYGGTFDAHGNELHVTEVAIADELAAAADLVKGKLGGVPVAVVRGLQPQDDGSTAQDLLRPVEEDLFSLGVDEAVSQGRREAVPARRSVRRFSPEPVEPEEVRAAIGDALTAPAPHHTHPVRFVWLRDKVVRERLLARMRAAWRADLESDLFTPEQVERRLAKGDILFDAPEVVVPFLVPEGAHTYRDERRNACERTMFLVAGGAAVQGLLVALAARDLGSCWIGSTIFSADIVREELGLDASWSPLGAVAIGRPAQPPEPRPPWDMEPYLLER; encoded by the coding sequence ATGACCACAGACCACGCCGCGCCGGGACTGTCCATTTTCCCTGTCGCCGGGTTGCCGGAATTCGCCGCCGGCGACGACGTCGCCGCGGCCATTGTGGACGCGGTCGCGCTGCGGGACGGCGACGTGCTCGTCGTGACGTCGAAAATCATCTCCAAAGCGGAGGGGAAAATCGTCCCGGCCCCGGAAGACCCGCAGGAGCGCGACGCGCTTCGCCGGGAGCTCGTCCTCCAAGAAGCCCGGCGCGTGATCGCGCAGCGCAACCGCACCCTCATCACGGAGAACCGGCTCGGGATCGTGGCAGCCGCCTCGGGCGTGGACAACTCGAACTTGCCGCGCAACGAGCTGGCCCTGCTGCCCGAAAACCCCGACAGCAGCGCTCAGCGGCTCCGCGAGCGGGTGCGAGAGCTCGCTGGGGCGCGGATCGCGGTCATCATCACCGACACGATGGGCAGGGCGTGGCGGATCGGGCAGACCGACGCGGCAATCGGGACGGCCGGGCTCACGGTCCTGCACCGGTACGGCGGGACGTTCGACGCGCACGGCAACGAGCTGCACGTCACCGAAGTCGCCATCGCCGACGAGCTCGCCGCCGCCGCCGACCTCGTCAAAGGCAAACTCGGCGGGGTGCCTGTCGCCGTGGTCCGGGGCTTGCAACCGCAAGACGACGGCTCCACGGCGCAAGATTTGCTCCGCCCAGTCGAAGAGGACCTGTTCAGTCTTGGCGTGGATGAGGCAGTGTCGCAGGGGCGGCGGGAGGCAGTGCCCGCGCGGCGCTCCGTGCGGCGCTTCTCGCCCGAACCGGTGGAACCGGAAGAGGTCCGCGCGGCAATCGGGGACGCGCTCACCGCCCCCGCCCCGCACCACACGCATCCGGTGCGGTTCGTGTGGCTGCGGGACAAGGTGGTCCGAGAGCGGCTTCTGGCCCGGATGCGGGCGGCCTGGCGGGCTGATCTGGAATCGGACCTTTTCACGCCCGAACAGGTCGAACGACGGCTCGCGAAGGGGGACATCCTCTTTGACGCCCCGGAAGTCGTCGTGCCCTTCCTCGTCCCCGAGGGCGCGCACACGTACCGCGACGAGCGGCGCAATGCGTGCGAGCGCACGATGTTCCTGGTCGCGGGCGGCGCGGCGGTGCAGGGCCTTCTCGTCGCGCTCGCCGCGCGGGATCTCGGCAGCTGCTGGATCGGATCGACCATTTTCAGCGCCGACATTGTGCGCGAGGAACTGGGCCTCGACGCGAGCTGGTCCCCCCTCGGCGCGGTGGCCATTGGCCGGCCTGCCCAGCCCCCGGAGCCGAGGCCGCCGTGGGACATGGAGCCGTATCTGCTGGAACGCTAA
- the rfbD gene encoding dTDP-4-dehydrorhamnose reductase produces MAWTRLACCGARDEILNARVERLVVTGAGGQVGSRVVQIAAEHRYNVVGLSRAQLDICDEGAVAETLRPGDVVVNCAAQTQVDAAEADPEGAHRINAEAVGNLARACARVGARFIHVSTDYVFAGQEEGWFSARLARPYEADDEPRPIQVYGESKLAGERLAFQHNPRSVVVRTSWVYTGERHGRDFVSTAREQAESGSAMRAVTDQVGSPTRCVDLAYGLLELAWQGGEGGLLQFSNTGGCSRHDLARAVFEELGADPDLVRPCMSWELERPAARPPYSVLSVASWMQRGLRPPRAWRDALRDALRHG; encoded by the coding sequence ATTGCATGGACTAGGCTAGCGTGCTGTGGAGCTAGGGACGAGATATTGAACGCGCGCGTCGAACGCTTGGTGGTCACTGGCGCTGGCGGGCAGGTCGGTTCCAGAGTCGTTCAGATCGCCGCCGAGCACAGGTACAACGTGGTGGGCCTCTCGCGCGCGCAGCTCGACATCTGCGACGAGGGCGCGGTGGCCGAAACGTTGCGGCCGGGGGACGTGGTCGTCAACTGCGCGGCCCAGACCCAGGTGGACGCCGCCGAGGCCGACCCTGAGGGCGCGCACCGGATCAACGCCGAGGCGGTGGGCAACCTCGCCAGGGCCTGCGCGCGGGTCGGCGCGAGGTTCATCCACGTTTCGACCGACTATGTCTTCGCCGGGCAAGAGGAGGGCTGGTTCTCGGCGCGGCTCGCCCGGCCCTATGAGGCGGACGACGAGCCTCGGCCGATTCAGGTGTACGGGGAGAGCAAACTCGCGGGCGAACGTCTCGCCTTCCAGCACAACCCGCGCAGCGTCGTGGTGCGCACCAGCTGGGTCTACACCGGCGAGCGCCACGGCAGGGATTTTGTCTCCACGGCCCGCGAGCAGGCGGAGAGCGGCTCGGCGATGCGCGCGGTGACCGACCAGGTGGGCTCGCCGACGCGCTGCGTCGATCTCGCCTACGGGCTTTTGGAGCTGGCGTGGCAGGGCGGTGAAGGCGGCCTTTTGCAGTTCAGCAACACCGGCGGGTGCAGCAGGCACGATCTTGCGCGCGCCGTGTTCGAGGAGCTGGGGGCCGACCCTGACTTGGTGCGCCCGTGCATGAGCTGGGAGCTGGAGCGCCCGGCGGCGCGGCCGCCGTACTCGGTCTTGTCGGTCGCGTCCTGGATGCAGCGCGGTCTGCGTCCGCCCCGAGCTTGGCGAGACGCGTTGCGCGACGCGCTGCGGCACGGATGA
- a CDS encoding glycosyltransferase family 2 protein: MTGGAGVDEAPAAPQFAGTTLAVVTVTYSPGEHLEEFLASLASATKAQPLVVVVDNGSVDGAPQAAAAKHPNVVLVESGENLGFGRGANLGAATARERAGEVEFYLVANPDVVWGQGSVDALVDAARRWPRAGAFGPLIREPDGSPYPSARAVPTLFLGAMHAVLVGVWPRNPWTRRYLRRDEELAEREAGWLSGACLLLRKSAFDEVGGFDERYFMYLEDVDLGDRLAKAGWANVYVPSARVVHAQGHATKRHPARMLRAHHDSAYRFFADRHAAWWQAPVRFAVRFGLGLRAKVVIARRAAAQEQ, encoded by the coding sequence ATGACGGGGGGCGCGGGCGTGGACGAGGCTCCGGCAGCGCCGCAGTTCGCCGGCACAACGTTGGCGGTTGTCACAGTGACCTACTCGCCGGGCGAGCACCTTGAGGAATTCCTGGCCAGCCTTGCGTCGGCGACGAAAGCGCAGCCGCTGGTGGTGGTCGTGGACAACGGTTCTGTGGACGGGGCGCCGCAGGCCGCGGCCGCCAAACACCCGAACGTCGTGCTCGTCGAATCCGGTGAGAACTTGGGCTTTGGCAGGGGGGCGAACCTCGGCGCGGCCACGGCCCGCGAGCGTGCGGGCGAGGTGGAGTTCTACCTCGTGGCGAACCCGGACGTGGTCTGGGGGCAAGGCAGCGTCGACGCGCTTGTCGACGCCGCGCGACGATGGCCGCGAGCAGGGGCTTTCGGGCCGCTTATCCGCGAGCCGGACGGTTCGCCCTACCCTTCGGCGCGGGCGGTGCCGACGTTGTTCCTTGGCGCGATGCACGCGGTTCTCGTCGGCGTGTGGCCGCGCAACCCGTGGACGAGGCGGTATTTGCGCCGGGACGAGGAGTTGGCCGAACGCGAGGCGGGGTGGCTCTCCGGCGCGTGCCTGCTGCTGCGCAAATCCGCGTTCGACGAGGTCGGCGGCTTCGACGAGCGGTATTTCATGTACTTGGAGGACGTCGATCTCGGCGACCGGCTGGCCAAGGCCGGGTGGGCGAACGTGTATGTGCCGAGCGCGCGAGTGGTCCACGCCCAAGGGCACGCCACGAAACGGCATCCGGCGCGGATGCTGCGCGCGCACCACGACAGCGCCTATCGGTTTTTCGCCGACCGGCACGCGGCCTGGTGGCAGGCTCCTGTGCGGTTCGCGGTGCGTTTTGGTCTAGGGTTGCGGGCCAAGGTTGTGATCGCCCGACGCGCGGCGGCGCAAGAACAGTGA
- the cofD gene encoding 2-phospho-L-lactate transferase, which translates to MTVKVTVLAGGVGGAKFLLGLRRLLEQTSPGAEIAAVVNIGDDAWMHGLKICPDLDSCMYTLGGAVDAERGWGQRDETYSAWEELKAYGVEPTWFTLGDRDIGTHLVRSQMLAAGYPLTDVTEALCARWQPRVRLLPVSDDRSETHVVITDPVSEERTAIHFQEWWVKHRAKAPAHSFAFLGSEKAKPTPQALAAIAEADAVLLAPSNPVVSIGALLAIPGIRAALRETKARVVGLSPIIDGKPLRGMADACLAAIGVESSAEAVGSWYGARLDTGILDGWLVHESDQALIPGVRSLAVPLLMNGPDATAAMARRALELAGVAL; encoded by the coding sequence ATGACCGTCAAGGTGACTGTCCTCGCCGGCGGAGTCGGCGGCGCCAAATTCCTGCTCGGCCTGCGCCGCCTGTTGGAGCAGACAAGCCCTGGCGCGGAGATCGCCGCAGTGGTGAACATCGGCGACGACGCGTGGATGCACGGTTTGAAAATCTGCCCGGACCTCGACTCGTGCATGTACACGCTCGGCGGCGCGGTGGACGCCGAGCGGGGCTGGGGCCAGCGCGACGAGACGTACAGCGCGTGGGAAGAGCTGAAAGCCTACGGCGTGGAGCCGACTTGGTTCACGCTCGGCGACCGCGACATCGGCACGCATCTCGTGCGCTCCCAAATGCTCGCCGCCGGATACCCGCTCACCGACGTCACCGAGGCGCTCTGCGCACGCTGGCAGCCCCGAGTCCGCCTTCTGCCAGTCTCCGACGACCGCAGTGAAACGCATGTCGTCATCACTGACCCTGTTTCCGAGGAACGCACAGCGATCCACTTCCAAGAGTGGTGGGTCAAGCATCGCGCGAAAGCCCCAGCGCACAGTTTCGCTTTTCTCGGCTCCGAGAAAGCGAAACCGACCCCGCAGGCGCTCGCCGCCATCGCGGAGGCGGACGCGGTGCTCCTCGCCCCGTCGAACCCTGTGGTGTCGATCGGAGCCCTGCTCGCGATCCCTGGGATCCGCGCGGCACTGCGCGAGACCAAGGCGCGCGTCGTCGGCCTTTCGCCGATCATCGACGGCAAACCGTTGCGCGGCATGGCCGATGCGTGCCTCGCCGCCATCGGCGTGGAAAGCTCGGCCGAAGCGGTCGGCTCGTGGTACGGCGCGCGGTTGGACACCGGCATCTTGGACGGTTGGCTCGTGCACGAGAGCGACCAGGCGCTCATCCCCGGAGTGCGCTCGCTCGCCGTGCCGCTCTTGATGAACGGCCCCGACGCGACCGCCGCCATGGCCCGTCGCGCGCTGGAACTTGCCGGAGTGGCGCTATGA
- a CDS encoding sugar phosphate nucleotidyltransferase yields the protein MNDQRADRRWGHDEVQAVVLAGGMGTRLRPLTLTSPKPMLHTAGVPFLSHLLSRIAEIGVTRVVIGTSYKADAFHDHFGDGSKLGLELTYVSEAEPLGTGGGLRNAFESLDAPTVLVFNGDVLSGADLTALVHRHQEADADVTLLLSRVLDPRAYGCVVTDGDGKVQAFLEKTEAPPTDQINAGCYVFKREVIESIPAGRAVSVEREVFPGLVAKGKVYGHVDNGYWRDMGVPEDFVRGSADLVRGIAPSPVLGGQRGEALIPEGTSVAPGALVIGGTALGRGVEIGAGARLDGAVVFDGAKVEAGAVVERSILGFGVHVGPRALIRDAVVGDGAQIGARCELLSGARVWPGVALPDGGLRFSSDV from the coding sequence ATGAACGACCAGCGCGCCGATCGGCGATGGGGACATGACGAGGTTCAGGCTGTGGTCTTGGCCGGAGGCATGGGCACTCGGTTGCGCCCGCTCACGCTCACATCGCCGAAGCCGATGCTGCACACGGCGGGCGTCCCGTTTTTGAGCCATCTTTTGAGCCGGATCGCCGAGATCGGCGTGACTCGGGTGGTCATCGGCACCTCGTACAAGGCCGACGCGTTCCACGACCACTTCGGCGATGGCTCCAAACTGGGCCTTGAGCTCACCTACGTGAGCGAGGCCGAGCCTCTTGGCACGGGCGGCGGCCTGCGCAACGCCTTCGAGTCGCTCGACGCGCCGACGGTGCTGGTCTTCAACGGGGACGTGCTCTCCGGTGCGGATTTGACGGCGCTGGTGCACCGTCACCAGGAGGCGGACGCCGATGTGACCTTGCTGCTCAGCCGGGTGCTCGATCCGAGGGCCTACGGGTGTGTGGTCACCGACGGCGACGGCAAAGTGCAGGCGTTCCTGGAGAAAACCGAGGCGCCGCCGACCGACCAGATCAACGCGGGCTGTTACGTGTTCAAACGCGAGGTGATCGAGTCGATCCCCGCCGGGCGCGCGGTGTCGGTCGAGCGCGAAGTGTTCCCTGGCCTTGTCGCCAAGGGCAAGGTGTACGGCCACGTCGACAACGGCTACTGGCGCGACATGGGGGTGCCTGAGGACTTTGTGCGCGGTTCGGCGGACTTGGTGCGCGGCATCGCGCCCTCCCCAGTGCTCGGCGGCCAGCGGGGCGAGGCCCTCATCCCCGAGGGGACGTCGGTCGCTCCGGGCGCGCTGGTCATCGGCGGCACGGCGCTTGGCCGCGGCGTGGAGATCGGAGCCGGGGCGCGATTGGACGGCGCGGTGGTCTTCGACGGGGCGAAGGTCGAGGCTGGGGCTGTCGTGGAGCGCTCGATCCTCGGCTTTGGCGTGCATGTCGGCCCTCGTGCGCTGATCCGTGACGCTGTGGTCGGCGACGGCGCGCAGATCGGCGCGCGGTGCGAGTTGCTTTCGGGCGCTCGGGTTTGGCCGGGGGTGGCGCTTCCCGACGGGGGATTGCGGTTCTCCTCCGACGTCTGA